The Porphyrobacter sp. LM 6 sequence GAGCTGCGGGTCGACAAGGGCTGTGCCGAGGCGCTGAAGGGCGGGGCGAGCCTGCTTGCAGCGGGCGTGGTCGGCGTGTCCGGCACCTTCCGGCGCGGCGATCTGGTCAGTGTCCTCAGCCTCAAGGGCGAGCGGCTGGCGCAGGGTCTCGCCGAATATGACGCAGCAGACATGCAGCTGATCGCAGGCAAGCGCGCCGAGGATCAGGCCGAGCGGTTGGGCTATGCCCCGCGCTCCTGCGTGATCCACCGCGATCACATGGTGCTGCTGTGAGCCTGTTGGCGATCACCGGCGCGACCGGGTTCGTCGGGAGCGCGGTGCTGAACGAAGCCTTGGCGCAGGGCCATCAGGTGCGCGCACTCGCCCGCCGTGAACAGGCGGCGCGCAGCGGGGTCGAATGGGTGCGCGGCGATCTGGGCGATAAGGCGGCGCTTTCGGCGCTGGTCGCTGGCGCGGATGCGGTGGTCCATGTTGCGGGCCTGACCAACACTCCCGATCCGGCGGAATTCGAGGCCGCCAATGTCACCGGCACCGCCAATGTGCTAGCGGCGATGACCGGGTCGGGCGTGCGGCGGCTGGTGTTCGTCTCCTCGCTCGCCGCGCGCGAGCCGAAGCTGTCGGCCTATGGCGCATCGAAAGCGCGGGCGGAGACGCTGGTGGAAGCGAGCGGACTCGACTGGACCACGGTGCGTCCGCCCGGCGTCTATGGCCCGCGCGATATCGATTACCTCGACATGTTCCGCACCGCGAAATGGGGCTTCGTGCCGCTGCCGCCGGGCGGGGCGAGTTCGATCATCCATGCCGATGACCTTGCGAGCCTGCTGGTGGTGCTGGCCGCTGGCAATGCCGCGCCGACGAAGAAGAAGGTCTACGAGCCCGACGATGGGCGCGAGGGCGGGTGGAGCCACAAGGAACTCGCCGCCGCGATTGGGCGCGCCGTCGGCAAGCAGAGCGTCTTCGCACCGCACTTGCCGCGCGCGGTGCTCGATGCTGCCGCTGCCGCCGACCGGATCGCCCGCGGCGACCGCGCCAAGCTCACGCCCGACCGCGTGGGCTACATGGCGCATCCCAACTGGGTGTCGCGCTTCGACCGCAAGGTGCCGCCGGGCATCTGGCAACCGCGTATCACCGGCGAGGAAGGTCTGAAATCGACCGCCGAATGGTACCGGCGCGAGGGGTGGCTTTGACCGCCTAGAGGAACGGTTCCTCGCCCGGCTTGTGGATGCCGCATTCGGTCTTGTCCCAGCCCTTCCAGCGGCCCGAGCGCGGGTCTTCGCCGGGCGCGACCTGGGTGGTGCAGGGCGAGCAGCCGATCGAGGGATACCCCTGCGCGATCAGCGGGTGGCGCGGCAGATCGTGGGCTGTGAAATAGGCGTTGATGTCCTCTGCCGACCAATCGATCAGCGGGTTGATCTTAAGCCGCCCCTGTGCGTCCGAGGTATCCACCTCGAAGCGCGGCAGGTTGGCGCGGGTCGCCGCCTGGAACGCCTTGCGCCCGGTGAAGCTCGCATCGAACCCCGCCAGCGCCTTTTCGAGCGGACGCACCTTGCGGATTTCGCAGCAGCCATCGGGATCGTAGGACCACCTGAGGCCGGTTTCGTCCTTCTTGGCGAGCTCGGCCGCATCAGGGGTCAGCACCACCAGATTGAGCCCGAGCCGCTCGACCAGAAGATCGCGGTAGGCGAGCGTTTCGGCAAAGTGCTTGCCGGTGTCGAGGAACAGCACCGGCACGGATGCGTCGACGCTGGCGACCAGATGCAGCAGAACGGCGCTTTCCGCACCGAAGCTGGAAACCACCGCGAGATCGCCCGCGAGGCCATCACGGATCACGCTTTCGAGCATTTCGTGCGTCGTGCTGCCGCGAAACATGCGGTTGAGCCGCACCGCATCATGCTCGGTAAAGCGCGGCGCGAGGTCGAGCGCATCGCGTTGACGCCCGTTGGCAGCGATCCCGAGTTCAGGCTTCATGGCGCTTATCCGCGACGGTCCGCCGCGCATCGGCAGCGCGCTGGTAGACGTTCTCCCAGGTCGCAAAGGCGCGTTTGGCGTCGTCTTCGTCGAGGCGCTTGTCGGGGGCGAAACTGTCGAACCCGCAGCGGCGCATATGGCTGAGCTGGTCGATCAGCACATCGCCGACCGCGCGCAATTCACCCGTGTAGCCCGCTTCGCGCAGGATGCGGGCGGCGGAGTAGCCGCGACCGTCGCCGAAGCCGGGGAAGTTGACCTCGACCAGCGCCAGCCGGTCAAGGAATGGCAGCAGCACGCGGGCATCGTCACCCGGCTCGATGCGAACGGCGGTGGCGTTGGTCTGGTCGCAGCAGGAATCGACGGTGACGGTCGCGTGATCGACCGGCTCGTCGTCGCGGAAGCGGAACTGCACTTCGTCGGGTGAGGTGCCAATGTCCTTAGCCATAAAGCGCCTCCTTGAACGGCTCCATGCCGATGCGGCGGTAGGTATCGAGGAAGCGTTCGCCATCGGCGCGGGCGGCGAGGTAGACGTCGGTGACCTTCTCGACCGCAGCGATCACGCCGTCCTCGTCGAAGCCGGGGCCGGTGATCTTGGCGAGACTGACGTCCTCGGCCTCCGATCCGCCGAGCGAGAGCTGGTAGTTCTCGGTGCCCTTCTTGTCGACGCCGAGGATGCCGATGTGGCCTGCGTGGTGGTGCCCGCAGGCGTTGATGCAGCCGGAGATTTTCAGCTTCAGCTCGCCCACCACTTCGGTGCGTCCGGTTGCCGCGAAACGCTCTGAAATGCGCTGGGCCAGCGGGATCGACCGGGCATTGGCTAGCGAGCAGTAATCAAGTCCCGGACAGGCGATGATGTCCTCGATCGTGTCCATGTTGGGTGCGCCGAGGCCGGCTGCGTCAAGCGCGCTCCATACCGCGTGCAGATCGGCGATGCGGACGTGGGGCAGCAGCAGGTTCTGGGTGTGCATCACGCGCAGCTCGTCGAAGCTGTAGTCACGCGCGAGCTTGGCCACGACGCGCATCTGCTCGGCGGTGGCATCGCCGGGAATGCCGCCTGCGGGTTTGAGGCTGATGACGGCAGAGACGTAGGCGTCATGCTTGTGGCGGTGCGTGTTGCGGTCGACCCACAGTGCGAAATCGGGATCGGAACGATCGAGTGTCTTCGGCCCGTCAACAAACGGGGGATCGGCAAAATGCTCGGCAATCCGCGCCAGCTCCTCGCGCGGCGGTTCCACGCCGACCGACAGCAGGTGCGCGAATTCCTCTTCGACCTGACGGATATATTCCGCCGCGCCAAGTTCATGGACGAGGATCTTGATCCGCGCCTTGTACTTGTTGTCGCGCCGACCGTAGCGGTTGTAGACCCGAAGGCACGCCTCGGCATAGGTGATGAACTGGTCGATCGGCACGAAGTCGCGAATGAGGGGCGCGATCATCGGGGTGCGGCCCATACCGCCGCCAGCATAGAACTGCGCGCCCACTTCGCCCGCGTCATTCTTCACGATCCGCACGCCGATATCGTGCAGCCGCATCGCCGCGCGGTCCTTCTCGGATGCGATCACCGCGATCTTGAACTTGCGGGGGAGGTAGGTGAACTCCGGGTGGAAGCTCGACCACTGGCGCATCAGCTCGGCATAGGGGCGCGGATCGACCACCTCGTCGGCGGCTGCGCCCGCAAAATGATCTGAACTAATGTTGCGGATGCAATTGCCGCTGGTCTGGATGGCGTGCATCTCGACCGTCGCCAGATCGGCGAGGGCATCGGCGCAGTCTTCCAGCTTGATCCAATTGTACTGGATGTTCTGGCGGGTGGTGAAGTGGCCGTAGCCGCGGTCATACTTCTCGGCGATGTCGGCGAGCATGTCCATCTGGCGGCTGTCGAGCGTGCCATAGGGGATCGCGACGCGCAGCATATAGGCGTGAAGCTGAAGATAGAGCCCGTTCATCAGCCGCAGCGGCTTGAACTGGTCTTCGGTGAGCTTGCCTTCGAGGCGGCGGCGGGCCTGATCGCGGAATTCTTCCACGCGGGCATCGACCATCGCCTGATCGTAGGAATCGTAACGGTACATGTCAGATCACCCAGTCAATGGCTTGGGGGTCTTGCGGCTTGAGCGTGAGGTCGGGCCGCACGGTCGGGCCGAGCGCGCGGATGCGGTCCTTGATGTGGGCGGGGCGCACGCCGTCGATGGTGCGGGTTGCCTCGATCGCATAGGGCACGTTGACGCGCCGCGCGGCAACTTCGCGCGCCATGATTTCCTCGGCGTCTTCGCCGACATCGACGGCATCATTGACGTGGAGCGACCAGCCGCTGCCGTTCCACCAGGTGACAGCGCCCGAGCGCAGATCGTTGCCGGTGAGGATTTTCATCGGGCAGCCTCCTCGGCCAGCGCGGCGACGGCGATGTCATCGCGCGCGGTAACTTCGCCGATGACGATGAGCGCGGGGCTCTTCACCGCTTCCGCCTCGACCAGATCGGGGAGCGCGGCGAGCAGCCCGCGCAGCACCCGCATTTCCGGGCGTGCGGCGTTCTCGATCACGGCGACGGGCATGTCGGGGGCAAGACCGTCGGCCATCAGCTTGTCGGCGATCTGCGCGGCGGTGGAGACGCCCATGTAGATCACCAGCGTGCGGCCCTTGCCCGCGAGGCCCGACCAGTCCTGTTCGGACAGGCCCTTGCACTGGCCCGCGACGAAGCTGACGATGCTCGAGGCATCGCGGTGGGTGAGCGCGATCTGGGCGGCGGCGGCGGCGCCATTGGCGGCGGAGATGCCGGGGACCACCTCGACACGGACACCTGCGGCGCGCGCGGTTTCGGCTTCCTCGCCCCCGCGCCCGAAGATGAAGGGATCGCCGCCCTTGAGGCGCACGACATCGCGGCCACTGAGCGCCTCGCGCACCAGCAGCGCGTTGATCTCTTCCTGCGGCAAGGTGTGGCGCGCACGTTGCTTGGCGACCGAGATCAGCCGCGCGTCGCTCCGCGCAAGGCCGAGGATATCGGGGCCGATCAGCCCGTCATGAACGATGACTTCGGCCCGCTCGATCAGGCGGGCAGCGCGCAGGGTAAGCAGGTCCACCGGACCCGGCCCCGCGCCGACGAGATAAATGGTGCCAGTCTTTCGCATGGCACCGCAGATGGGCCAGCGCGCCCAGAGGCGCCAGCGAGAATGGATTGGCAGCGATGAAGCGGAACTATACCCGCGCCAGGGCCTGCGCGAGATCGGCGATCAGATCGGCGGTGTCCTCCAGCCCGATCGAGAGGCGTATGGCGGGCTTGCCGTCGGTGCCTTGCATGCAGCTGCGGTAATCCTCCGGCCGGATCGGTAGGGCGAGGCTTTCGAACCCGCCCCAGCTGTATCCGATGCCGAACAGGTCGAGCGCGTCGGCCACGCGGGCCGAAGCCTGCGGATCATCGCTCGCCAACACGAAGGAAAACAGCCCGCACCCGCCGGTGAAATCGCGTCGCCACAGCGCGTGGCCGGGATCGGAAGGGAGCAGCGGGCACATCACCCGCGCGACCTGCGGCTGGGCCTCCAGCCGTGTCGCGATTGCCAGCGCCGAGCGGGTCTGCGCTTCCAGCCGGATGCCCATCGTCCTGAGACCCCGCGCGGCGAGTGCGGCATCATCGGGCGAGACCACTTGCCCCAGCTCCTGGCTGACCCGTCGCAGCGCGGTGTACCAGCGCTTGCCCGCACTCGCGCTGCCCATCATCAAATCGGAATGCCCGCCGACATGCTTCGACAGGCTCATCATCACGATGTCGCAGCCGTGCGTCAGGGCCGAAAAGCCGAGCGGGCTCGCCCACGTGTTGTCGACCATGCTCACCGCGCCATGTTCGCGGGCGATGGCGGCCAGCGCGGGGATATCGCTGACCTCGAAGGTCAGGCTGCCGGGGCACTCGAGCCACACCGCCTTCGCGCCTTGCCTGCACAGCGCACGGAAGCCTTCCAGATCACGCGGGTCGAAGAAGGTCGTCTCCACCCCCATCCGCGTCAGCAGCCCCGTCGCCATGTTGCGCGAGGGATCATAGGCGTTGTCGGCCATCAGCAGCCGGTCGCCCGGCTTCAGAACCGCGAGCATGCACCCCGCAATCGCCGCCACCCCGCTGGGATAGAGCACTGTGCCATAAGCATCCGCCTCGATCGCGGTCAGCGCATCGGCCAGCGCCCACTGGGTCGGCGCGCCGCGGCGGCCATAGAAGAACTGCCCGTCGGCATTGTTGCCGCCCGCCGCGTGGCGATCGGCGTCCTTGTCATAGAGGTGGGTCGAGGCGCGCCACACGGGCGGGTTGACCACCGGCCCGGTCCATTCCTTGCGCCGTCCGCCGCGCACAAGGCGGGTTGCGGGCTTCAGATGCTTCTCATCGCCGCCGCCGCTCATGCGTCAGGCCCTTGCGCCTTGGGGGTGGCGGGATCGGCGCTCCATTCGCTCCAGCTGCCATCGTAGAGCGCGGCGCTGTCCACGCCGAGGAGGTGCAGAGCGAACAGCAGCACGCTCGCCGTCACGCCGCTGCCGCAGGTGGTGGTGATCGGGCGGGCCAGATCGATCCCGGCGGCGGCGAACAGCGCGCGCAGTTCCTCGGGCGATTTCCATGTGCCGTCAGCGTTGAACACCGCGCTGAAGGGCAGGTTGAGCGCGCCGGGAATCCGCCCGTTCTGCCCGCCATGCACCGGATCGATCCCGCTGCCATAGACGCGGTCGGCGCTGCGGGCATCGAGCACCTGTTCGGCCTTGCTATCGATATTGGCGAGCATCTGCGCCTTGGTGCGCACCCGTGTGGTCGGGGTGAAAGCGGCAGGTGTAGCAGGGGTAACAGCCGGCGTGCCGCTTTCCAGCGGACGGCCCTCGGCGCGCCACTTGGCAAGCCCGCCATCGAGGATCGCCACCTTGCCGCGCCCGCTGGCGGTGAGCACGAACCACGCCCGCGCGGACGTGCGGATCGCGCTGTCATCATAGATCACGATCGTGTCATCGGCCCCGACACCGAGGCCCGCCAGCCGCGCCGCGATCTGATCTGGGGAGGGGAAGGCATAGGGGACTGGGGAACCCGGATCGAACAGGCTCGCAAGGTCGAGGAAGCGCGCGCCGGGGATATGCGCGGCGGCGAATTCGCCCGCCGCATCGCGCGCGGCTGCGGGCAGGTTATACGAGGCATCGAGCACCACAAGGCCCGGCCCGGCGAGGCGAGCGGCGAGCCATTCGGTCGAAACCAGATCGCTGTGAGATTGGGTCATGGGCGCCACCCTAGCGCCCTCGCTCCTTGCCGCAAAGCGTGCGCGGTCAAGCGGCGGCCAAAATCTCCGGCACGCTGATCGGCTTGGCGGTCAGGCCGGTGACCGATCCCGGCGCGGTGTCGAGCAGGATCGGATGCAGCCGCCCGGTGCGCAGCGTGCTTGGTGTGCCGATCACGAAGCTGCGGGTCAGCGTGGTTTGCCCGCGCCCTTCCAGCGTGACGTGCAGCAGCGGGATGAACAGCGCCGCGCGCCCCTGCCGCAGCACGGCGATTTCGGTCAGGGGCAGACGCACTTCGCCGGCGACGATGCGGCTCTGACTGGGGCCGATGCGGTCGATCCCGAACAATTCCTGCGCTGCGCCGGGCGAAGCAGCATTCCCATCGCCGCGCCGCGCGCTGACAAGCTGCACGGCGGCGCTGATATCGGTCACGGCCTGCCCGGCGCGGTTGGCGAAGGTCAGCTGGTACTGCAGCGTGAACATCATCAGGCTGCGGGTCGCGGCGGTGATTTCGAGCCCAACGTCGATCAGCGGGAGATCGGGCAGGAGGCCGTCCTCGGCTTCCGCTTCGGCAGGGGTCGCGAGGCGGAGCACCTTGGGCTTGCGCCGACGCCATAGTGCAAACCCGCCGAGCAGCAGCACAATCGCACCCGCGCCGCCAGCGGCCCACGGCCACCATGCAGGCCAGCCTCCGGCGAGGTCACCGATGGCGGGAAGGGCAGGGGCCGCGCTCGCCGCAGCGGGCGCTTCCTGCGCGGGGGCCAGTTGGGGTTTGGGGAGCGTTGCGGGCAGCGTCAGCGGATCGACCGGCGCTGCGGTTGCGGCAGGCGGAGGAGCTGGCACGGCACTGGCGGCAGGCGGCGGCGTGCGGGCCGCTGCGCGCCGGGCAGGTGAGGTGGCGGGGCGCGGCTGGTCGCCCGCGTCGGGTTCCGATGTCAGCACCGGGGCAGGCGCAATGCGCGGCGTGCCAGTTGGCTCGGCGGTTGGGGCGGCACGCGGGGGGATCGCCACGCCCGCGCGCTCGTCTGCCGGGCCTGCCGGGGCAGGTGTCGGCGTCGGGGTGGGCTGGGGCAGCGAAAAGCCGGTCGGCGCATCCTGCGCGGCGAGCGGCGCAAGCGGCATCAGCGCCAGCAGCAGCGCGGCGGCAGAATGGCGGAAGGGGTGACGGGCGGGTCGGGCAATCATGGCGCAGCAGGGGATGTGGCATAGCGGGGGTGAACCGGCGCTGTCTGCATTAGGGGCGGGGGCGCGCGTGCGTCCAGCCTCGCTGCCACCGTCCGCCTCATGCCAGCGCGCGTTCGGCGCTTGCGCGGGCTTTTCATTCGGGGCAACAGCGCCGCATGGAATCGACACCCGATCAGCCCGCCCGCTCGCCCCAGTTCCTCGGCAAGGAGACGCCGCTGCCGACGTCGCCCGAAACGGCGGTGCTCGACTACGTGCCCAATCCGCGTCCGGGCCTGACCTATCTGGTGCGGTTCGTCTCGCCGGAGTTCACCTCGCTGTGTCCGGTGACGAACCAGCCCGATTTCGCGCATCTGGTGATCGATTACGTGCCGGGCGAAACGATCGTCGAGAGCAAGAGCCTCAAGCTGTTTCTCGGGAGCTTCCGCAACCACAACGGCTTCCACGAGGATGTGACCGTGGGCATCGGGGTGCGATTGTTCGAGGAGATGCGTCCGCAGTGGCTGCGCATCGGCGGCTACTGGTATCCGCGCGGGGGCATCCCGATCGACGTGTTCTGGCAATCGGGCGCGCCGCCGGCTGATCTGTGGCTGCCCGATCAGGGCGTATCGCCCTATCGCGGTCGCGGCTGACGGGGTTTCGGGGCGGTTAGACCCCCTCTAGACCCCCGTTAGACCCCCCTTAGGCCGGCAAAGCGGGGATGTTCCACGTGGAACAATCCCCGTTTGGCGGGGTGGTTACATCGCCAGATCGAGCTGGAGGAAGCGCGGCACGGTCTTGTTCGCCTCGCGCCACTTGGCGAGCGGGAAAGCCCCCGGCCCCAGCGCCGCCAGCGGGATCCCCGCCTCCGCCAGCGCATAAGGCGAAATGCGGTGCCGGGTCATGAACCCGCCCGTGCCGTCGCTGATCATCGGCGTTTCGAACTTCAGCCCCTGCGAGCTCTCGGAGGCGTTGACCACCTGGCTCACCACCAGCTGCCCATGCCCGAGATCGAGCACCACATCGGTCCCCACCGGCACCCCGGCGAGCCCGTTGATCCGCGCGCCCGTCTTCGACAGGTTGCGCAGGATCACGTCGTAATAGTGGTCTTCGTTGATCAGCCCGACCCGCTTGAAAATCGTGATGCGGTCGGCGCGGTGGCGCGGCGGGCCGCTCGGCGCGACGTTCATCGCCCCGTTAGCAAAGCGCTTCAACACCTCGTCCTGCAACAGCGGGCGCGAATAGATATAGCCCTGCACCAGATCGGCGCCGCGCTCGCGCACCAGCGCGAGTTCGTCCATCGCCTCGACCCCCTCGGCCACGGTCTCCATCCCCAGCGCCTTGGCCAGCGCGACGATAGCGGTGATGATCGCCGGGTTGATGTCGCCGTTCTCGGTGCAGCCGCGCACGAAGCTCTGGTCGATCTTGATCTTGTCGAAATGGCCGTGCTTGAGATAGCCGAGCGAGGAATAGCCCGTGCCGAAATCGTCGAGCGCCAGGCTGACGCCCAGCTTCTTGATATCACGGAAGATTGCATCGACCTTCTCGAGATCACCGACGAACACGCTTTCGGTGATCTCCAGCACCAGCCGTGAAGGGCACATTCCCGACGCTTCGAGTGCCGCCGCGACGGTTTTGCGGTAGCCGTTGTGGATGAACTGCTTGGCCGAGACATTGACCGCGACGCGGATCGAATCCGGCCACTCCATCGCGTCCTTGCACGCCTGCCGCAGCGCCATTTCGCCGAGCTTGATGATGAGATCATCGTTCTCGGCAATCGGGATGAAGTCGGAGGGCGAGATTTCCGTCCCCTCTTCGTCCTGCCAGCGCAGCAGCGCCTCGAAGCACTTCACCTCGTTGGTGTCGGGATTGACGAGCGGCTGATAGGCGATCTTCAGCTCGTTCCTGTCGAGCGCGTCGCGTAACCGGTCGCCCAGCACTGCCGATTTCGACGCCGCCTCGCTCAGATCGCTGGTGTAGAAGCAGAAGGTCCCGCTGCGGGTTTCCTTGGCGGAATAAAGCGCCATGTCGGCCGCGCGGGTCAGCTCGTCGGCGTCGATCCCGTCATAGGGCGCAATCGCGATCCCGACCGAGGTGCCGATGATCGCCCGACGGCCATTGATCTGGTAGGGCTGGGAAATCGACTGGACGATCCGGTTGGCCAGCTCGCCCAGAGTGCCGCGATCGTCCATGTCGGGCAGGATCACCTGGAATTCGTCCCCACCCAGACGGCCGACCTCGCCATGGTCCTTGACGATCGAGGCGAGGCGCTTGGCAACCTGGCGCAGCAGCTCGTCGCCGGCCGGGTGGCCCATCGTGTCATTGACCTGCTTGAAGCGGTCGAGATCGAGCATCATCAGCGCGCAGCTGCGCTGGCTCTGGCGGAAGGCAGAGAGCGTCGCATTGAGCCGTTCGCTGAGCTTGCGGCGGTTGGCGAGGCCGGTCAGTTCATCGACCTGCGATTGGCGTGCGACCTGCGTTTCATAGGTGTACTGCGCCGAGATATCGACCGCGCTGCCACGATAGCCGCAGAACGCGCCTTCCGCATCGAGCAGCGGACGGGCGTTGAGCCGCCACCAGCGGGTGGTGCCATGGGCGGTGGGAATGGCGACGATCTGCTCTTCGAGCTTGGAGCGAGTGCGCAGCTTGAAGGAAAGGGCGCGCTGGGTCGGGGCGCCGGGTTCTTCTTCAATATCCTGGAAGACCTCTTCGATCGGTTTGCCGATCAGAGTCCCCGCGTCGGCGCCGATATCCTGAATGGCGCGCGATGAGAGGAACACCAGCTTGCCATCGGCGTCAGTGGCCCAGAACATGCCAATGCCGAGTTCCTCGACGTCACCGAGCACCGCAGTCCGGTCGACCCGCAATGCAGGCGCAGCAGAGCCACTGCCGGCATGTGCGGCTTTCTTCCGTCCGTTTTTGCGAAACCCCAACGCCATTGGCTATCCTCGTTATCTTCGCGGTTGGGCCCTGTGCCGTGGGTCGCGTGGCCCTTTGCCTGGGCCCGCCGGCCCGAGCCGATCC is a genomic window containing:
- a CDS encoding NAD-dependent epimerase/dehydratase family protein, with protein sequence MSLLAITGATGFVGSAVLNEALAQGHQVRALARREQAARSGVEWVRGDLGDKAALSALVAGADAVVHVAGLTNTPDPAEFEAANVTGTANVLAAMTGSGVRRLVFVSSLAAREPKLSAYGASKARAETLVEASGLDWTTVRPPGVYGPRDIDYLDMFRTAKWGFVPLPPGGASSIIHADDLASLLVVLAAGNAAPTKKKVYEPDDGREGGWSHKELAAAIGRAVGKQSVFAPHLPRAVLDAAAAADRIARGDRAKLTPDRVGYMAHPNWVSRFDRKVPPGIWQPRITGEEGLKSTAEWYRREGWL
- a CDS encoding phosphoadenylyl-sulfate reductase; protein product: MKPELGIAANGRQRDALDLAPRFTEHDAVRLNRMFRGSTTHEMLESVIRDGLAGDLAVVSSFGAESAVLLHLVASVDASVPVLFLDTGKHFAETLAYRDLLVERLGLNLVVLTPDAAELAKKDETGLRWSYDPDGCCEIRKVRPLEKALAGFDASFTGRKAFQAATRANLPRFEVDTSDAQGRLKINPLIDWSAEDINAYFTAHDLPRHPLIAQGYPSIGCSPCTTQVAPGEDPRSGRWKGWDKTECGIHKPGEEPFL
- a CDS encoding DUF934 domain-containing protein, translating into MAKDIGTSPDEVQFRFRDDEPVDHATVTVDSCCDQTNATAVRIEPGDDARVLLPFLDRLALVEVNFPGFGDGRGYSAARILREAGYTGELRAVGDVLIDQLSHMRRCGFDSFAPDKRLDEDDAKRAFATWENVYQRAADARRTVADKRHEA
- a CDS encoding nitrite/sulfite reductase, producing the protein MYRYDSYDQAMVDARVEEFRDQARRRLEGKLTEDQFKPLRLMNGLYLQLHAYMLRVAIPYGTLDSRQMDMLADIAEKYDRGYGHFTTRQNIQYNWIKLEDCADALADLATVEMHAIQTSGNCIRNISSDHFAGAAADEVVDPRPYAELMRQWSSFHPEFTYLPRKFKIAVIASEKDRAAMRLHDIGVRIVKNDAGEVGAQFYAGGGMGRTPMIAPLIRDFVPIDQFITYAEACLRVYNRYGRRDNKYKARIKILVHELGAAEYIRQVEEEFAHLLSVGVEPPREELARIAEHFADPPFVDGPKTLDRSDPDFALWVDRNTHRHKHDAYVSAVISLKPAGGIPGDATAEQMRVVAKLARDYSFDELRVMHTQNLLLPHVRIADLHAVWSALDAAGLGAPNMDTIEDIIACPGLDYCSLANARSIPLAQRISERFAATGRTEVVGELKLKISGCINACGHHHAGHIGILGVDKKGTENYQLSLGGSEAEDVSLAKITGPGFDEDGVIAAVEKVTDVYLAARADGERFLDTYRRIGMEPFKEALYG
- a CDS encoding DUF2849 domain-containing protein; this translates as MKILTGNDLRSGAVTWWNGSGWSLHVNDAVDVGEDAEEIMAREVAARRVNVPYAIEATRTIDGVRPAHIKDRIRALGPTVRPDLTLKPQDPQAIDWVI
- the cobA gene encoding uroporphyrinogen-III C-methyltransferase: MRKTGTIYLVGAGPGPVDLLTLRAARLIERAEVIVHDGLIGPDILGLARSDARLISVAKQRARHTLPQEEINALLVREALSGRDVVRLKGGDPFIFGRGGEEAETARAAGVRVEVVPGISAANGAAAAAQIALTHRDASSIVSFVAGQCKGLSEQDWSGLAGKGRTLVIYMGVSTAAQIADKLMADGLAPDMPVAVIENAARPEMRVLRGLLAALPDLVEAEAVKSPALIVIGEVTARDDIAVAALAEEAAR
- the metC gene encoding cystathionine beta-lyase, with the translated sequence MSGGGDEKHLKPATRLVRGGRRKEWTGPVVNPPVWRASTHLYDKDADRHAAGGNNADGQFFYGRRGAPTQWALADALTAIEADAYGTVLYPSGVAAIAGCMLAVLKPGDRLLMADNAYDPSRNMATGLLTRMGVETTFFDPRDLEGFRALCRQGAKAVWLECPGSLTFEVSDIPALAAIAREHGAVSMVDNTWASPLGFSALTHGCDIVMMSLSKHVGGHSDLMMGSASAGKRWYTALRRVSQELGQVVSPDDAALAARGLRTMGIRLEAQTRSALAIATRLEAQPQVARVMCPLLPSDPGHALWRRDFTGGCGLFSFVLASDDPQASARVADALDLFGIGYSWGGFESLALPIRPEDYRSCMQGTDGKPAIRLSIGLEDTADLIADLAQALARV
- a CDS encoding sulfurtransferase, giving the protein MTQSHSDLVSTEWLAARLAGPGLVVLDASYNLPAAARDAAGEFAAAHIPGARFLDLASLFDPGSPVPYAFPSPDQIAARLAGLGVGADDTIVIYDDSAIRTSARAWFVLTASGRGKVAILDGGLAKWRAEGRPLESGTPAVTPATPAAFTPTTRVRTKAQMLANIDSKAEQVLDARSADRVYGSGIDPVHGGQNGRIPGALNLPFSAVFNADGTWKSPEELRALFAAAGIDLARPITTTCGSGVTASVLLFALHLLGVDSAALYDGSWSEWSADPATPKAQGPDA
- the queF gene encoding preQ(1) synthase — protein: MESTPDQPARSPQFLGKETPLPTSPETAVLDYVPNPRPGLTYLVRFVSPEFTSLCPVTNQPDFAHLVIDYVPGETIVESKSLKLFLGSFRNHNGFHEDVTVGIGVRLFEEMRPQWLRIGGYWYPRGGIPIDVFWQSGAPPADLWLPDQGVSPYRGRG
- a CDS encoding putative bifunctional diguanylate cyclase/phosphodiesterase, which codes for MALGFRKNGRKKAAHAGSGSAAPALRVDRTAVLGDVEELGIGMFWATDADGKLVFLSSRAIQDIGADAGTLIGKPIEEVFQDIEEEPGAPTQRALSFKLRTRSKLEEQIVAIPTAHGTTRWWRLNARPLLDAEGAFCGYRGSAVDISAQYTYETQVARQSQVDELTGLANRRKLSERLNATLSAFRQSQRSCALMMLDLDRFKQVNDTMGHPAGDELLRQVAKRLASIVKDHGEVGRLGGDEFQVILPDMDDRGTLGELANRIVQSISQPYQINGRRAIIGTSVGIAIAPYDGIDADELTRAADMALYSAKETRSGTFCFYTSDLSEAASKSAVLGDRLRDALDRNELKIAYQPLVNPDTNEVKCFEALLRWQDEEGTEISPSDFIPIAENDDLIIKLGEMALRQACKDAMEWPDSIRVAVNVSAKQFIHNGYRKTVAAALEASGMCPSRLVLEITESVFVGDLEKVDAIFRDIKKLGVSLALDDFGTGYSSLGYLKHGHFDKIKIDQSFVRGCTENGDINPAIITAIVALAKALGMETVAEGVEAMDELALVRERGADLVQGYIYSRPLLQDEVLKRFANGAMNVAPSGPPRHRADRITIFKRVGLINEDHYYDVILRNLSKTGARINGLAGVPVGTDVVLDLGHGQLVVSQVVNASESSQGLKFETPMISDGTGGFMTRHRISPYALAEAGIPLAALGPGAFPLAKWREANKTVPRFLQLDLAM